The following are encoded together in the Streptomyces rapamycinicus NRRL 5491 genome:
- a CDS encoding MFS transporter, with protein MTTVQHSEKTISLRSARRASLAGGVGTLIEYYDFSVYGFLTLTIGPLFFPSDNPTVSTLSALAVFASSYLIRPLGGWFFSRLGDRRGRRTALVATIVMMGAACGVMGLLPTYGQVGVAGTIAIVVVRLAQGFAAGGEIGGAATYIAELAPPGKRGFYGSTVSMGSTLGFAVAAGVVGLVRLLVPADQMATWGWRIPFLLSLVLTVVCLRARLRVEESPQFQELKEKAAIVRSPMLAALRSHPLSVARVAGLAIAFNGTGYFGVAYFAIFLQEEGFSATGVAWTSALCIALSTFTYPWAGKLTDRYDRKPILLASYIIFAVIAWPVFAVLIAATNLWAVGAVYLVFMFFTGWAQVPTWPLATELFPASVRYSGIAIGYNLGVIIGGITPLVAAALVAGTGSRTSPVYWILAVTLIGVITVARLPKTASKPLPA; from the coding sequence ATGACGACGGTACAACATTCCGAAAAGACGATCAGCTTGAGGTCCGCCCGGCGCGCATCGCTGGCGGGCGGCGTCGGGACACTGATCGAGTACTACGACTTCAGTGTCTATGGGTTTCTGACGCTCACCATCGGACCGTTGTTCTTCCCCAGCGACAATCCGACGGTCTCAACCCTGTCCGCGCTCGCGGTGTTCGCGTCGTCCTACCTCATCCGTCCGCTCGGTGGCTGGTTCTTCAGTCGCCTCGGCGACCGCCGCGGCCGCCGGACAGCCCTCGTCGCGACGATCGTGATGATGGGCGCGGCGTGCGGCGTGATGGGCCTGCTGCCCACCTACGGACAGGTCGGAGTCGCCGGGACGATCGCCATCGTCGTTGTGCGACTCGCCCAGGGGTTCGCTGCCGGTGGTGAGATCGGTGGCGCGGCCACCTACATCGCCGAACTGGCGCCGCCCGGCAAGCGGGGCTTCTACGGATCGACGGTTTCCATGGGGTCCACTCTCGGGTTCGCCGTGGCCGCCGGCGTCGTAGGGCTGGTCCGGCTGCTGGTTCCGGCCGACCAGATGGCAACGTGGGGCTGGCGGATTCCGTTCCTCCTCTCGCTGGTCCTCACTGTGGTGTGTCTGCGGGCTCGGCTGCGGGTCGAGGAGTCGCCGCAATTCCAAGAGCTGAAGGAGAAGGCCGCGATCGTACGCAGCCCGATGCTGGCCGCTCTGCGGAGCCACCCGCTGTCGGTCGCCCGCGTGGCGGGCCTGGCCATCGCGTTCAACGGCACCGGCTACTTCGGCGTCGCCTACTTCGCCATCTTCCTGCAGGAGGAAGGATTCTCCGCCACAGGCGTCGCCTGGACATCGGCGTTGTGCATCGCCCTGTCCACCTTCACCTACCCATGGGCGGGCAAGTTGACGGATCGCTACGACCGCAAGCCCATCCTGCTGGCGTCCTACATCATCTTCGCCGTCATCGCCTGGCCGGTCTTCGCAGTCCTCATCGCGGCAACCAACCTCTGGGCCGTCGGGGCCGTCTATCTGGTCTTCATGTTCTTCACCGGGTGGGCGCAGGTACCTACGTGGCCGTTGGCCACGGAGCTGTTTCCGGCGAGCGTGCGCTACTCAGGCATCGCGATCGGCTACAACCTGGGCGTGATCATCGGCGGCATCACGCCACTCGTCGCCGCTGCCCTCGTGGCCGGCACCGGAAGCAGAACCAGCCCCGTCTACTGGATCCTCGCCGTAACGCTCATCGGAGTGATCACCGTCGCGCGACTGCCGAAGACCGCGTCGAAGCCGCTACCCGCCTAA
- a CDS encoding TetR/AcrR family transcriptional regulator codes for MLIKVAGELFNERAFDAVTTEMIGARAGVTGPALYRHFPSKQALLIAVLEDPLNELLVHARKTAAEVTDPRKALEEMIDYHVKRSLQNVPSTLVFLKNEHNVPEDERHRMRRMMRLYAEEWSGLVTRLRPDLSDAQTRVLTHAVFSMINAVPQFNSGLDPDIVATTIRTAAINALLVPADAI; via the coding sequence GTGCTGATCAAGGTCGCCGGAGAGTTGTTCAACGAGCGTGCCTTCGATGCGGTCACCACTGAGATGATCGGCGCGCGTGCCGGTGTGACCGGCCCCGCGCTCTACCGGCACTTCCCGAGTAAGCAGGCGTTGCTGATCGCGGTGCTCGAGGATCCGCTCAACGAACTGCTGGTTCATGCCCGCAAGACGGCAGCCGAGGTGACGGATCCACGCAAGGCACTCGAGGAGATGATCGATTACCACGTCAAACGCAGTCTCCAGAACGTTCCGTCCACGCTGGTGTTCCTGAAGAACGAACACAACGTCCCGGAAGACGAGCGCCATCGCATGCGGCGCATGATGCGCCTCTACGCCGAAGAGTGGAGCGGACTGGTCACCCGGCTGCGGCCCGACCTGTCAGACGCGCAGACCCGCGTTCTCACACACGCCGTCTTCTCGATGATCAACGCGGTGCCCCAGTTCAACAGCGGCCTCGATCCCGACATCGTCGCGACGACCATCCGCACCGCCGCGATCAACGCGCTACTCGTCCCCGCGGACGCGATCTGA
- a CDS encoding creatininase family protein → MSELRIERLTSPDIASAIASGMRTAVLPLGATEQHGAHLPMSVDSDHADRLGVLVAERLGDALVLPTVRIGCSSHHLGFAGTLSLRAETLEAICADCCASLAGHGFRRVLIFSAHIGNYPVLGDIEPKLAARLPSDLDVVAFADSAAVLRAWRDAAQRVAGLADHVGGHADVAESSIMLAVRPDAVRNDRAAAGFTGSMDDALLARVFTDGVKAVAPSGVLGDPRGMSSELGFACLTAVADLLAEHARARYRPLT, encoded by the coding sequence ATGAGCGAGTTGCGGATTGAGCGTTTGACCTCGCCTGACATCGCGAGTGCCATCGCGAGCGGTATGCGTACGGCGGTCTTGCCGCTGGGCGCCACGGAGCAGCACGGTGCGCATCTGCCGATGTCGGTCGACAGTGATCACGCCGATCGACTGGGTGTTCTTGTCGCCGAGCGGCTTGGCGACGCGCTCGTGCTACCGACGGTGCGGATCGGCTGCTCGTCGCACCACCTCGGCTTCGCCGGAACGCTCTCGCTGCGGGCCGAGACGCTCGAAGCGATCTGCGCCGACTGCTGTGCGAGCCTTGCCGGGCACGGCTTCCGCAGGGTGCTGATCTTCTCGGCGCATATCGGCAACTACCCGGTGCTCGGCGACATCGAGCCGAAGCTCGCCGCGCGGCTTCCCTCCGACCTGGATGTCGTCGCGTTCGCAGACTCGGCAGCGGTCCTCCGCGCATGGCGCGACGCCGCTCAACGCGTCGCCGGCCTCGCCGACCACGTCGGAGGCCATGCCGACGTCGCCGAAAGTTCGATCATGCTAGCCGTGCGGCCGGACGCCGTGAGGAACGATCGTGCCGCCGCAGGTTTCACCGGGTCCATGGATGACGCGTTGCTGGCCCGCGTATTCACTGACGGTGTCAAGGCAGTCGCACCCAGCGGGGTGCTCGGTGATCCGCGCGGCATGTCGTCCGAGCTGGGCTTCGCCTGTCTGACCGCGGTGGCCGACCTGCTCGCGGAACACGCAAGGGCACGTTATCGACCGCTCACCTAG
- a CDS encoding sodium:solute symporter family transporter: protein MTVHIVGAAVLDPIGSDARGPVIVAFLVFIGLSVLWLFTLASSQEHEPERLYLADRSLSPVFNGFAMAGEQITVVTLLVTSGFIALYGYDGFSIAIDLMLALGVLLLLAQKIRDSGPYTLGDLFSLRAAGRASRTAAALVTLVITIPLLMVQLRATGISVALLIGRSNHGTQVVCTVLMGLLVGFFAVVADLRGTSFMQVVKVVVTLITLSLITLLALSRFEWNPGYLLSAAAEKSVSPSGYLSPGLWPRIANLGSLNAIGEHIVVILGTAVLPNLILRVSASRTGRSARRSMSIASGLGAAFVVLLSAAGFAAAAVVGGDVIRAVDDVGQGSPILLASEVLPHGSVARVALITAMASVAFLAALTTVSSVAFAAAVTFARDVFAQGKGPRTRTGEARVLRLTLVVLVAVSLSLSTAISRYPVESLVIFALCVAASGVFPALIYTFFWPKFNRRGLLWSVYGGLLLSLLFTASSPVVTGAENSLWPELSFNWYPYYNAGMVSVPAAFFLGWLGSLTSPESSQPVAGAVRTTGKDVGRRSTARPRTARGRHAG from the coding sequence GTGACCGTGCACATCGTGGGCGCAGCTGTACTCGATCCGATCGGTTCAGACGCCAGAGGCCCCGTGATCGTCGCCTTCCTGGTATTCATCGGGCTGTCTGTCCTGTGGCTTTTCACGCTTGCCTCGAGTCAGGAACACGAGCCGGAGAGGCTCTACCTCGCGGATCGGTCGCTCTCCCCGGTCTTCAACGGATTCGCCATGGCGGGCGAGCAGATCACGGTCGTCACCCTGTTGGTGACGTCCGGGTTTATCGCTCTGTACGGCTACGACGGATTCAGCATCGCCATCGACCTCATGCTCGCCCTCGGTGTACTGCTGCTCCTTGCTCAAAAAATACGCGACAGCGGGCCTTACACGCTCGGTGACCTCTTCTCCCTGCGTGCCGCGGGGCGCGCGTCGCGGACTGCCGCGGCTCTGGTGACGCTCGTGATCACCATTCCCCTTCTCATGGTCCAACTGCGGGCCACCGGCATCAGCGTGGCCCTCCTGATCGGCCGGTCGAACCATGGAACCCAAGTGGTCTGCACGGTGCTGATGGGGCTTCTCGTCGGCTTCTTCGCCGTCGTGGCAGATCTGCGAGGCACCAGTTTCATGCAGGTCGTCAAGGTGGTCGTCACCTTGATCACGCTTTCGCTGATCACGCTGCTGGCCCTCAGCAGATTCGAGTGGAACCCCGGGTATCTGCTCTCCGCGGCGGCGGAGAAGAGCGTGTCGCCGAGCGGATATCTGAGCCCCGGACTCTGGCCGCGCATCGCGAACCTCGGATCACTCAACGCGATCGGCGAACACATCGTCGTCATCCTCGGTACGGCCGTGCTGCCGAACCTGATCCTGCGGGTGAGCGCCTCCCGCACCGGGCGCTCGGCACGCCGGTCCATGAGCATTGCCTCGGGACTGGGTGCTGCCTTTGTCGTCCTCCTGAGCGCGGCGGGCTTCGCGGCCGCGGCCGTGGTGGGAGGCGACGTCATCCGAGCGGTTGACGACGTTGGGCAGGGGTCCCCGATTCTGCTGGCTTCGGAAGTACTCCCGCACGGCTCAGTGGCGCGCGTCGCGCTCATCACGGCCATGGCGTCCGTGGCCTTCCTCGCCGCGCTCACGACCGTGTCAAGTGTGGCCTTCGCTGCCGCTGTCACCTTCGCGCGTGATGTGTTCGCTCAGGGCAAGGGACCGCGCACCCGAACCGGAGAAGCGCGAGTACTGCGTCTGACCCTCGTCGTCCTGGTCGCCGTGAGCCTGTCGCTGTCCACAGCCATCAGCCGGTACCCGGTCGAGTCCCTGGTCATCTTCGCTCTCTGCGTTGCGGCGTCGGGTGTGTTCCCGGCGCTGATCTACACTTTCTTCTGGCCCAAGTTCAATCGCCGGGGGCTTCTCTGGTCCGTCTACGGGGGACTGCTGCTGTCCCTCCTGTTCACGGCCTCCTCACCCGTCGTCACCGGTGCCGAGAACTCACTGTGGCCGGAGTTGAGTTTCAACTGGTATCCGTACTACAACGCGGGCATGGTGTCCGTGCCGGCGGCATTCTTCCTCGGGTGGCTCGGCAGCCTCACCTCACCAGAGAGTTCTCAACCGGTCGCCGGTGCGGTGCGTACGACGGGAAAGGACGTCGGGCGGAGGAGCACAGCCCGCCCGCGGACAGCACGCGGTCGGCATGCGGGCTGA
- a CDS encoding AMP-dependent synthetase/ligase, translating into MDLMNFEPIRTHPQLLLDRARSDPDIVALRHWRDGVVHAITWRTYRDRVREIALGLVDHGVRHGDRVAVMSSARPEWAFAALAVQSVGGVVVGVYPTNSPAEIEQILAHSEAVAFMGETTTELNNVAEIAARIPKLRLVVGMDTAPSALPEKITGTTWEKLRTEGARHPSVVSDRLVEMVAATTLDDPAVLFYTSGSTGAPKGVTHSHRTLQHSVQTVVGLYPELDSREHDIVGFLPLAHVAPALLLIFTPLLSHLVVTYCRIEDYEDALRTVRPTALLWPPRFYEKAAGELIARTQAWPRVRRYAYKGAMWVGRRMADRRWSGGHPSVLLRIAYTAVLHRVFLPLRASVGLDRLRVAFTASAAMPENVIALWQIWGLDLRECYGLTETAGCPVAHFDQTFPRPGYIGRKFPDPRFQVEVAHDGEMVVRAPLLFREYWRNPEETAAVLQDGWFRTGDLIERTAHGEIRLIGRKKDVIITSGGKTINPQPTETRLKGSSLISEAIVVGDARKCLTVLLEPSTQAKALTATALSERLWAELGRVNTDLARAQQLKDFRVLPRPLEAERGERTANGKVKRNAVVDSFATLIDEMYSGNDDTVIANHLRPRSH; encoded by the coding sequence ATGGATCTGATGAATTTTGAACCGATCCGGACGCATCCGCAGCTGTTGCTTGATCGTGCGCGCTCCGACCCCGACATCGTCGCGCTGCGCCACTGGCGCGATGGGGTTGTGCACGCGATCACGTGGCGGACGTACCGAGATCGGGTACGCGAGATCGCGCTCGGCCTTGTCGACCACGGTGTGCGGCACGGCGATCGCGTCGCGGTGATGAGTAGCGCACGCCCCGAATGGGCCTTCGCCGCGCTGGCCGTGCAGAGTGTCGGCGGCGTGGTGGTGGGCGTCTACCCGACCAACTCGCCCGCCGAGATCGAGCAGATCCTGGCGCACAGCGAGGCAGTGGCCTTTATGGGCGAGACAACCACGGAGCTCAACAACGTGGCGGAGATCGCGGCCCGCATACCGAAGCTGCGGCTCGTCGTCGGCATGGACACCGCCCCGTCGGCGCTACCTGAGAAAATCACTGGGACAACGTGGGAGAAGCTGCGCACAGAAGGAGCGCGACATCCAAGCGTCGTATCCGACCGTCTGGTCGAGATGGTCGCTGCCACGACACTCGACGACCCCGCCGTTCTCTTCTACACGTCGGGCTCCACAGGAGCTCCGAAAGGCGTCACACACTCGCACCGTACGCTTCAGCACTCGGTCCAGACCGTCGTCGGCCTCTATCCGGAACTCGACAGCCGTGAGCACGACATCGTCGGCTTCCTGCCGCTGGCCCACGTGGCGCCGGCGCTGCTGCTGATCTTCACTCCGCTGCTCTCACATCTCGTGGTGACGTACTGCCGCATCGAGGACTACGAGGACGCGTTGCGCACCGTGCGGCCAACGGCGCTGCTGTGGCCCCCGCGCTTCTACGAGAAGGCCGCCGGCGAGCTGATCGCACGAACGCAGGCTTGGCCCCGGGTGCGCCGGTACGCCTACAAAGGCGCGATGTGGGTCGGTCGCCGAATGGCCGATCGCCGTTGGTCCGGTGGTCATCCCTCGGTATTGCTGCGGATCGCATACACCGCAGTGCTTCACCGTGTCTTCCTGCCGTTGCGGGCAAGCGTCGGATTGGACCGCCTGCGCGTCGCTTTCACCGCCTCTGCCGCGATGCCCGAGAACGTCATCGCGCTGTGGCAGATCTGGGGGCTGGATCTCCGCGAATGCTATGGCCTCACCGAAACAGCAGGCTGCCCCGTTGCTCATTTCGACCAGACGTTTCCGCGCCCGGGATATATTGGTCGAAAATTCCCGGACCCACGCTTCCAGGTCGAGGTCGCGCATGATGGTGAAATGGTGGTCCGCGCACCACTGTTGTTTCGCGAATACTGGCGCAACCCCGAGGAGACAGCTGCCGTTCTGCAGGACGGTTGGTTCCGTACCGGCGACCTGATCGAGCGTACCGCGCACGGTGAGATCCGCCTCATCGGCCGGAAGAAGGACGTGATCATCACCAGCGGCGGCAAGACGATCAATCCGCAGCCGACCGAAACCCGGCTGAAGGGGAGCTCGCTGATCAGCGAAGCGATCGTCGTGGGCGACGCGCGCAAGTGCCTCACCGTGCTGCTCGAACCGAGCACACAGGCCAAGGCGCTGACTGCGACGGCGCTGTCCGAACGCCTGTGGGCCGAGCTGGGGCGAGTCAACACCGACCTCGCACGCGCGCAACAGCTGAAGGACTTCCGTGTGCTGCCTCGGCCCCTCGAGGCCGAACGCGGCGAGCGGACCGCGAATGGCAAGGTCAAGCGGAACGCGGTAGTGGATTCATTCGCTACGCTGATCGATGAAATGTACTCCGGAAATGACGACACGGTGATCGCGAACCACCTACGGCCGCGGTCGCATTAG